The DNA region TATGACAATCCTGATTATTATGCACCATCCAAGCTCTATGAAATGTCGTTGTGGGATGTACACATGTCTAGTCTTGGTTCTGTGGTAGGGGACAAAGTCAAATGGAAAACTGCTTTGAACACTTACATTAAAACTCTCTTCTTAATAATCTTGTATGTATGACAGGTAtcaaatttacatgtattttgagAAAATGCTGACCtgaaattaccaaaaaaatatcaaaaatggcAATTACCTTTATCATACTACTTTGGATAGTGCAATACTTGCAGTAATGCAGTGCTCTGCTTTGTTGAGGAGCTGTTGCCTATGCAGCAGTTTCAAAAGCAGTAGGGTAATGGCTAGATCTACTCAGTTGTAACGCACTGTCTTTCTGTCCATAGTCTTTATACAAACATTgcacttctacctgataaattgtGTAATTCTCTTCAAATCGACTTGTTTTTCCTGGTTGACATCCAGGAAAAACAAAGTGACACAAATTGGAATAGACCCAAAGtgcaggaaaatgaaactttaagagTTTTAACCTACAAAATTTTCCAAGGGAGCCTAGCCCTCACCAAGAAGAGGAGGCCCTTCAGGTCTTCCCCTGCTATTCTAAACCACCCATTTGTACCAGATTTTAACAAAACTACTGCCTAGCAAACTTTTAGCAGGTTACAAAAGCATTAGACTGGAGCGTCTATCAGTTAACTGCCATGTTGGACAGGTTTTCCTTTCACCAAGAATacttttaaaacataaaaattaatatctaaAGAATAAAATGCTGACCTGAAAGGGAAACAGCTGCATAGCAATCCACCATTTTCAACCCAAATATATTGCATCCATATGtgcgtaaattttttttgttttttcaagatCAGAAGAATTACCTTAgatgtattttcaattttttgtttttttgcagttgGTATTTTTAGTCTATGGAACTTTGTTTGGAATCTATGGCCTTCGCAAGCTGACGAAAAAGGACAAGAAAGAGACTCCTGAAAAGACTCCTGAAAAGACTCCTTAAAAATAACTGCAATAGGAAAATTCCTCATTTGACTTCTGTAATCTGTCATGTTTGGGTTTTCGTTTTTGTGGAGGGACGACAGGTCAAATGATCCAGTGATGTAAAGTTTGTCAAATGCATTTGATATGCTAATAAATCAGATtgacatttttaataaaatagtCAGTGTTTTCTTAACTTTAAGTCTAAACTTTAGTCAGTTATGGTGATTGCAGCTATACTTTTAAGGAGTGACACCAAATTTAATGTCTTGGGCACTATAACAGATAATGGAAAATGAACTCCTGTAAAGATACATTCGaaatttgtcttaaaaattgtctttataAACATTAGACTTGTGGTGAAAACTCTAATTAGTTGAGAGCATACAGTCAATATACAATGATGTGTGAAGTTGAAATGACAGCTCAATATCTGCTGCAGGTTTTGGGTTATCATGCATTGTTATCAGCTTTGTGTCAGGTTTTTTTGAGGgttaacccttccactcccagATCTCTCTAGTAATTCTCCATATTGTCTGCTATACAATACTTCTGatgtaagttcagagaatttggtattggatcatctatcaatccccttattgataatttcctttattctcatcacgtATCTTCTTGaagttgtattgatattgttaggggAAAtcctctcttggtcactcatgagagttaagaGGTTCACCAGTACTCATACATCCCTGGGTGGAATAAGTGGCAATGATCTTGGATGGGGTGCAAATGTAGGCTTTTCCACTCATAACTTGTAATGCTAACCCCATCAGAACAGTGTACCTCTGCATAAGTATGAAAATTGTCTGGATGGCCACATCTGATGTGCCCAaagctctcttttttttaagcaaagaaaGGGTTTTAAGAAATTGCTGATAGTCTGTTTTCATGTCTTTTGGGAATCAATAAAGGTGTCAAACTTTATAGCTCCTGACATGTCAATGAATTGAGATGACAGAAAATGTTTGATAGCATCGCAGATGTTGCACTTTTTTGAAACAGAGGCTTCTGTTTGAACATGGTCATGTTTAAAAGAAGCTTGACAAGCATTGTCACATGTACATGTTACAGATCACAGGAAAGTTTTACCTAATGCGGGCTAAAAATTGGCTTTCTGACAAAACCCAGAGGCAAAAGATAAATATTTGTTAATCAATCGAATATCAATTGATTCTTCTGCCTATGAGAGGAGGGTACAGAAATGACCAAAATTACCTTGCAGGAGGAGAGAAGATGCGATAGCCTCTCTCTTAGTCAACAGAGAAGGCCTAGGATCTAGTGAAGTCCAAGATGGCTGCCCATAAAGAAGATCTTGTTAGCACTCTTGAATCTTCGCTTCAGGTGAAACCTTAAGGAATTCTGCCTTTCCTAAATTGCtccttttgaaatgtttgttgAGCCATTAGGTTTTCTTTCAGGCTTGTGTATCACTTCTTCTTGTCACCGACAACGTCGAGAAGGAAGGAGAGAAGACCAATATCAACAAAAGCGGTgagatttatttcaaatttaaaccCCCATAATTTCGATTTGATAGTGTCGGATGCACGACAAAGTAACTAAGGTATCCAGTTTAATTAAATATTCTACTGTATCTGCAGGTAAATCGATAGGTTGTTATGCGGAAAACACTTGTTCTAGTCACATCAAATTCGCTGTGTCTGTGTGTCTGGCAGCCGGACAGGTTTTAAAATACTCCGTGTCTGATagaccgtgcccggcagtcGGAAATAACTCATGCAAGCGTAATGAAAGTATCTGATGTTTGGTTAAAAAATGCCAAGTGATTAAAGAAAAACTCTGATACAGAAAATTTATTGACTAATCATAAGAAACCAATGGAAGTACTTTAAACATTTCCAACTGCCGAGCATGGAGTAAAAAACCAGTCCGGCTGCCAAACATATAGACCCTTCCAATCAGACTTTTCCTCTGCGCTTcaattgttttcaatatttgtgAATAATTTTAGTATTTACAGCATTGTTTTGTGGTTCTGCATCCTGTTTGATTTTATCATAAACTTAActtagttttggtttttttctttgttcctgttCTAGGCATTGAAGCTAGCATTACAAAGTTCCTTGATGCTGCAAAAGCTGTGGAAGCTGATTTTCTTAGGAAGCAAATGTACAGCCGTGTACATCATCCCAGAGAAGTCACACAAGATGTAAGAGTGGCTGagaatttatctttttacttGCTGCTTTTCCATGAATGAGCCTTGCCTTAAGACGTTTTTGTTAGGAGACCTAATCCACTGTGCATTGCTTGATTTAGAATTTTcttgagggggaggggggtaccTGGGTCAATTTTTGTTGGTTATCTGCTGTTGGCCTCTTAGAACAATTTTTGCAATCCCAACTTAGTTACTGTCTGTTCAAGCATCTCCAACAGCAGGAAATACAGTAATAACGTTTTACTTAAAATCCCTACAGACCAGAATTTTCTTACCCccaaaattctgaaaatttggGACCCCAGTCTAGTAACTCATCCCTGTCAGTGTTTGGCTTTGCATGATGGGactattttttgtgtttaaaactgtttttttttttcatcttaaattttgtttttgaatctATTGAGCTGTGTGCATCTGTATATATAATGACAACTTTTGTTCAATAATAAATTGTGTGTATATGTGTGTATTTAATATGGAGAGGTTTTGTGTATGTGTGTGATGTAGTACATGTAATATACTGACTGAATGATTTATAAAGATCTAAATGCATACTGGCACCCAGTCTTGTAAACTCCAAGGTAATCAGCATCGAAAAAGGGCTTTGAAACAGGCTATTCCAGAGCTgatcaaaatacattttgcatTTCCTGGTTTTTAATTGAgcttcaaaataattaatattcaCATTTTCTGTTTGAAATAGTACAGAGTTCCTAGTtcttaaaacaagaaaaggtaGAGGGAGGCTTAtattggagggggggggggagagagaggaaGGAGAGGGGGCTTAAGATTCAGTGTATTTTTTGTCTACAGGTAGACTGGCGGATGGGCAATTTATGAAATCTTTAAATATCAACTTCTTGCCACAAGTCTGTCAGACAAGGAGGTTTTTCTAACCCCAAAATCAAAAAGATGTGTGACCTTATTCTAGTGACTCTATTGACAATGCAACCCCATTAGAGTTAATTAATCCAGTTGTGAAAATGCAATCCTATCCAGCAGCACATCCTAATTAGCTGGTATCTCTAAATATCAACTTCTTGCCACAAGTCTCTGTCAGACAAGGAGGTTTACATTTTTTGGATCACTCTTCACCCTCTGTGGTATGACAAGGGTGACTGatatttgtcatttcttttgaaatgtctttatttttcattgtgcTCTTCAGGAAGTAGACAAAATGAGAGCTGAGTTAGCACAAAAAGAGGAACTGCTgacaagaacaaaagaaaaagttgcTTCAGGGGCAAATGTTCTCCAAGATcttgaaacaaaacagacaagacTTCAGTTGGTGGACATAATACCACAAAGAACTGTATCAGTAGATCCATACTCTTTTGATACATCAAGGAAATAGTTTGtgtaaaattgtaaatttggtTAGCTATGGTATTGGATATTAAATGTACAGAATTTAGTAATATTGGTTATGCTGTAATTTTCTTGGGACAAGCACAAGAGATACCGGTAGATCATTGTAAGATatgggttaaccctttaactctcagatcaaatttttaattctccttgctatcaaccatacaattcttataatgttagttcagagaattaagtattagatcaactaactattcccaaattgatatatttctttcttctcatcactaatctggttgatattgtattgatattgtaaggagaaattatgtcttggtcacacatgggagttaaagagttcaGATGTATAAACATTCTTAAAAAGAATCAGCTGTTTGAAAGCTTCTGACAGTGTTTAAATATATGCTTAACTTCCCAGTTTGTCTAAGAGTTCCAAAATATAGAATAAACGGTGTGGTCTTTTTTACAATCTCCTTAACATCCAGGTGAaacataaatttgaattttcttacCATGAAGAGGTATGTCAACACAGTAGAAAGTAATTTTAGGCATGGAgacatttttgtaattttagaTTGTTGGAGGCAGTTTGCAAATTTAATTCAGGATATTAATGATGGTAGAGGGGCAGGGAAGGGTGACTTATGTTGGTTTTAAGATGTGATCTCAGTTTAAACATATCCTGAATTTCAGATCTCCAGTGTCGGCTTTCCTGTGTTCACATCctttttggctattttcagTCATCTTCAACTGTCTTGCAATTTGCTGTAAGCACTAAAATGCCTGATGGAGAACGATGAAACTAATTCTTGCATGTCTTTCAGAATGGATTACTTTCACTTTAGCGACAATAACTCAATGGCAATCAGAAATACAGAAGAACCCAGCTCATTCGAACCTGATTAACTCGAACCTCTCACTTACTTGAACAAGATTCTGTATCCCTTGGATAAGACCCCATTTTTCCAGTTATTT from Pocillopora verrucosa isolate sample1 chromosome 1, ASM3666991v2, whole genome shotgun sequence includes:
- the LOC131800197 gene encoding mediator of RNA polymerase II transcription subunit 28-like; protein product: MAAHKEDLVSTLESSLQACVSLLLVTDNVEKEGEKTNINKSGIEASITKFLDAAKAVEADFLRKQMYSRVHHPREVTQDEVDKMRAELAQKEELLTRTKEKVASGANVLQDLETKQTRLQLVDIIPQRTVSVDPYSFDTSRK